Proteins encoded within one genomic window of Triticum aestivum cultivar Chinese Spring chromosome 2D, IWGSC CS RefSeq v2.1, whole genome shotgun sequence:
- the LOC123051687 gene encoding berberine bridge enzyme-like Cyn d 4 translates to MRSSMACRSPTMALAMLLVSALFFVTSHASLPIPIQAAADDFLRCMSASVPGNLLFPRSSPSFASVLASSVRNPRFLGPAVVRPLCIVTATNASHVQAAVVCGRRHGVRLRVRSGGHDYEGLSFRSARPEEFAVVDLAALRSVRVTVREPAEAWVESGATLGELYHAIGRATDRHAFPGGLCPTVGVGGHLSGGGFGMLLRKYGLASDHVINAVMVDAEGRLLDKQAMGRDVFWAIRGGGGGSFGIVLSWKVRLVAVPPRVTVFTVVKTAQEGAADLLAKWQEVAPALPDDLLVRVVVQGDKARFQALYLGGRDALLPVMGSRFPELGVNPTHCKEMSWIQSVPYIYIGEAATVDDILNRTVARDSSPSKSTSDYVRRAISREVWARIFSDWLARRDAGLMILDPYGGSIAVVAEAATPFSHRAGVLYNVQYMNFWGVGGDGAAHTTWIRDMYAFMEPHVSKNPREAYVNYRDLDIGQNVVGAGDVSSFEAGRVWGEKYYSKANFRRLAMAKGQIDPRDYFRSEQSIPPLVGEQLELTSSRNVPHVDGMNAGWWPLGYGTGSVGSVLSSVLSKLMPSFF, encoded by the coding sequence ATGCGGAGCTCCATGGCCTGCAGGTCGCCAACCATGGCGTTGGCAATGCTGCTCGTCTCTGCTCTATTCTTCGTCACCTCGCATGCTTCCCTTCCTATCCCTATCCAAGCTGCCGCCGACGACTTCCTCCGGTGCATGTCGGCGTCCGTCCCCGGCAACCTTCTCTTCCCCCGGAGCTCGCCGTCGTTCGCGTCGGTCCTGGCGTCGTCCGTCCGGAACCCGCGGTTCCTCGGGCCGGCCGTGGTGCGGCCGCTCTGCATCGTCACGGCGACGAACGCGTCCCACGTCCAGGCCGCCGTCGTGTGCGGCCGCCGGCACGGCGTGCGCCTCCGCGTGCGCAGCGGCGGGCACGACTACGAGGGCCTCTCGTTCCGGTCCGCGCGCCCCGAGGAGTTCGCCGTGGTCGACCTGGCCGCCCTCCGGTCCGTGCGCGTCACCGTGCGGGAGCCGGCCGAGGCGTGGGTGGAGTCCGGCGCCACGCTCGGGGAGCTATACCACGCTATCGGGAGAGCGACCGACCGCCACGCGTTCCCGGGGGGCCTCTGCCCGACGGTGGGCGTCGGGGGCCACCtgagcggcggcggcttcggcatgCTGCTGCGCAAGTACGGGCTCGCCTCCGACCACGTCATCAACGCCGTGATGGTCGACGCGGAGGGGCGGCTGCTAGACAAGCAGGCCATGGGGCGCGACGTGTTCTGGGCcatccgtggcggcggcggcgggagcttcGGCATCGTGCTGTCGTGGAAGGTGAGGCTGGTGGCCGTGCCGCCGAGGGTGACGGTCTTCACCGTCGTCAAGACGGCCCAGGAGGGCGCCGCGGACCTCCTCGCCAAGTGGCAGGAGGTGGCCCCTGCTCTCCCCGACGACCTGCTGGTGAGGGTGGTCGTCCAGGGGGACAAGGCCAGGTTCCAGGCCCTGTACCTGGGCGGCCGCGACGCGCTGCTGCCGGTGATGGGCAGCCGGTTCCCGGAGCTGGGCGTGAACCCGACGCACTGCAAGGAGATGTCGTGGATCCAGTCGGTGCCCTACATCTACATCGGCGAGGCAGCCACCGTGGACGACATCCTGAACCGGACCGTCGCGAGGGACTCCTCCCCGAGCAAGTCCACGTCCGACTACGTGCGGCGGGCCATCTCGAGGGAAGTGTGGGCGCGGATCTTCTCCGACTGGCTGGCGAGGCGGGACGCGGGGCTGATGATCCTGGACCCGTACGGCGGGAGCATCGCGGTCGTGGCGGAGGCGGCGACGCCGTTCTCGCACCGCGCGGGCGTGCTGTACAACGTGCAGTACATGAACTTCTGGGGcgtgggcggcgacggcgcggcgcaCACGACGTGGATCAGGGACATGTACGCGTTCATGGAGCCGCACGTGAGCAAGAACCCGAGGGAGGCGTACGTGAACTACAGGGACCTGGACATCGGGCAGAACGTGGTCGGCGCCGGCGACGTCTCGAGCTTCGAGGCCGGCAGGGTCTGGGGGGAGAAGTACTACTCCAAGGCCAACTTCCGGAGGCTCGCCATGGCCAAGGGGCAGATCGATCCCCGCGACTACTTTAGGAGTGAGCAGAGCATCCCGCCACTTGTTGGCGAGCAGCTGGAGCTGACCTCCTCGAGGAACGTGCCGCACGTTGATGGCATGAATGCTGGTTGGTGGCCATTGGGATATGGGACAGGTAGTGTGGGTTCAGTCCTTAGCTCTGTCTTATCTAAATTGATGCCTAGTTTCTTTTAG